The following is a genomic window from Gemmatimonadota bacterium.
GACGCCGACGGTGATCATGACCGGTGAACTCGACCTGCGCACGCCGATGGCGCAGTCAGAGGAGTTCTACATGGCGCTCAAGCAGCGTGGCGTCCCGAGCGCGTTGCTGCGCTTCCAGGGCGAGTTCCACGGAACGGGATCCAAGCCGTCCAACTTCATGCGAACGCAGCTCTACATGATGTCGTGGTACCAGCAGCACAAGCGCGAGAAGGCAGCGATGAACTAGGGGCGCCAAGCTGTCGCGGGGCTGATGCGCGTTCCTCGAGGGGGACGCGCATCGGTCGACCGCGACGTCTCGTGTGGCCGGTGCGACTACAGCGCCGACACGCGGCCGCCGATGAACGGCGTCGAGGTGGGCTGAGGTGAGCCCCCGGCCGGCTCCTCCGTCACGAGGACGTCGGTCACCCCGTCGAGTCCCGCGGGGAGCGTGAAGTTCTCGAAGAGCGCGTGCCCGTCAGGGTCGGAATTGAAGACCGAGACGCCGACGGGTTTGCCCCCGACGATGAACCAGACCTGGTAGGCGCGTCCGGCGGCGGCGGGCTTGAGGCGGAAGGCATGCCCCATGGCGAGCTGCTGCTTCCGGTTCCAGAACAGCTGCAACCCGGGGCCGGCCAGCGAGTCGGCACTCTTGAGGTGCACGACGACGAGGTCGCGCTCCCCTTCGAGGATGACGTCGAGTTGACGGTCGCGCTTTGTGGCCTCGGCAAGCGCCGAGGCGACCGCGCGATCGCGCTCGGAGAGATCGGCGCGCAGGCGTGAGACCTCGCGCGAG
Proteins encoded in this region:
- a CDS encoding anti-sigma factor; translation: MSDYTREELLDLAAAYALGAASPDERAAVEAALPSMPELAAEIAAYGDVTVQLAQQHSMQPSPDVRARFLSSIQEDKAATLPVAPRSAGPSSQPSQQPFQRPSRWPLVAVSMGLAASVVFAVQLSREVSRLRADLSERDRAVASALAEATKRDRQLDVILEGERDLVVVHLKSADSLAGPGLQLFWNRKQQLAMGHAFRLKPAAAGRAYQVWFIVGGKPVGVSVFNSDPDGHALFENFTLPAGLDGVTDVLVTEEPAGGSPQPTSTPFIGGRVSAL